The Papaver somniferum cultivar HN1 chromosome 6, ASM357369v1, whole genome shotgun sequence genome segment CTTAGTCGTTTATCTGAATTTCATTGGATCTCGATGTTTTCGGACGACTGAGATGAAACAAACATGCGGGAAAAGAAGTGAGTAGAGAGAAAAGGTCTTTCAGTTTCCCTTCTTCATCTCTCCATTTCTTCCCTCTCTCCATTTTTCCCTCTGCaactttattttctttctctacaattttcttcttcgtcgcttGATCTATCACTGGTTTCTGTTATTATGTATGATGGGTATACCTAATAGATCAAAGAAATTACTAACTAAGATAGATTCAGAGACTGGAGAGAAAATGGATAAAAAAaggaataaaagaaagaaaacaaaaaaaagggcGAAGTAGAAAACGAACAGAAAGGTAACAGCAATTTCTAGTATGctattttattcaatttattgttaGAATAGATTTCAATTTCTAGCGTGTATGGAAATTTtcgatttctagggtttatggttTATGGGTATTTTCGATTTCTGGGTTGTGGGTATTTATGATTCTAGGGTTTGTGTtagatttttagggtttgttcgTGTTATATTTGTAGGGTTTGTTTCACTCTGTTTATCACTATGTTTTTCACCTTGTTTATCACTCTTGTAATATGATTTACTGGTGTTGATATTTTTATTTATGTTGATAGTTGTTGAGAATATCTAATATGCTGATAATTTGAATTATGTTTGTTATTGTAggaatgatgttgttgttgacagGATGCCTTTCAGAAGATTTAAGGTAAATGTGATAGGAACTTGCCATAGTTTGGAGTTTAGGGACTGTGCTAGAGAGGATATGGGACTTGATAGGTTGAAGGACATGATCAAGCCAAAGCTCAGACTGAAGGGTGATGAGAAGATAGACATATTGTGGTCAGATCAAATCTAAGAAGAAGAGTTCAAGTCTTTGTGGGATACTGCTGAGTTTGATGAGAATGGTTGGAGTCAGGTTCATATGCAAGTTTTGGATGGTGAGGTTGGTACAATTCCTCCACACAAGTACTTTACACCAGTAAAGATGACACCCCCAAAGAAGCCTGTATCCAAAATAAATAGCACACCAAAGAAAGCAGCAgtatctgaagaaactcaagcacAAACTCAATAAGAAACTCAAACAGTATCCAATCCTGATTCTAGTACACCAACAAGTTCAAGAAGAACCAACAAAGGCAAGTGTAGTTGACATTCCAGATGAATTTGGTCCTCAAAGCACAACACAAGCAActatggcagaagaagaagaagaagagtttaatcatgatttCTGGGTTGAAGCTACTACACAAGCaagtgttcttgaagatatttacAGATTGAGTGAAGAATATAAGAAGAGTGATGAGTTTTTAGTTCAACTTCCAAATATTGAAGAAGATGAGTGCCATCCTGATGAGGATATCAATAATGTCCCTGGATATGAACAAGAACTTAAAGATGATATGGAGTacaattttttttgaagaaggttGAGAATGGGTATTTATTTGACAAGGGAAGTGACAGTGAGAgtgaaggtgaaggtgaaggtgaTTCTGATAGTGTTGATGGGGATCCAGACTTTGGTGAAGTTGAGGTGGAAAATGACAAAGAAGGTAATGATGGCTCTTTACATTTGTTGTTTGTCATTTTTGTTGATTGTTTATTTCAAATGGGTActaatgtttttgtttttttactttAATTGCAGAAGACCATTATGGGGACTTACTGGATTCTGAGTCTGAAAAGGAACAAGAaggtgaagatgatgatgttgggGTGGAGAAGGCTTCAGTTGAGTGCAGTGGTGTTACACATGACAATTCAGAGTTTGAGAAGGAATATGCAGATCACCTTAAGGAAGAAGATAATCAGGATATGTTCCCAGCTGAAGATGAAGAGTCATTGGATCCAAATGACCTCATAGTTGGAAGTAAGTTTATGAGTAAAGATTTCTTTTATGCACATGTGAATAACTATTGTATCATGAAAAAACATCAGACTTATGCTACTAAGAGTTCCACAACCAAGCTGAGGCTCAAGTGCATTCATTGGAGTACTCAAGAATGTCCAATGTACATTTATGGCATGGTCAAGAAAGGTGAAGGTAAGACTTTTACACTTAGAGGCTTTACCGTCACTCACACCTGCAATGGTGACAAAGATGACTTGAACAAGCTTGCAACACCAAAGTATGTAGCTGACTGGTACTATGAGAAGATGAAGACTGAGCTTGGAATTAATGAACCAGTACCATGTCCAGATGACTTAGCAACACAGTTCAATAAAGCCAGAAAAATGAATATAAGGTATCATACTGCATGGAGAGCCAGGGTGAAGGTGTTGGAGAAACTACATGGAAGTTATGAGAAGAGATACTCACTGGTGCCTGCATTCTGTGAAATGGTCAAGGTATAACATTttctttaagtttttttttatttttgtaattatctCAATGTCTTTGTTTGACAACACTTTCTTTAAGTTTCTATGTAACTTTAGTATGGAACAATCCCTAAAAATATTCATGTCATTCTGTTTGAAGATGACAAATCCAGGCAGTATAGCAGGACTGGATGCTCAAAATGGATTATTTCAATTAGGTATAACGGTATGCAGGAATGAGACAATAGAGAATTGGAAGATATTTTTGGAGGATTTGAAGAAGCTGCTGGGTGATGATCATGAGTTTACCTTCATCTCTGACAAGCAGAAGGGGATTTTAGAAGCTGTTGATTATcacttttccttgtttgagcacaGACAATGTGTCAGGTGAGCTCATGTATTTCCATTTATTTTCAGTTTTGTTCTGTTCTGGTTTAATCTTTTATTACCCCTTGTAGTACttcatttattttgttttaatttttagttGTTAATTGGTTTTGCAGGCACTTGATGGCCAACTTTAAGAAGTACTACAAGGGGTACAGTATTCAGACTCATCTTTGGAATGTTTCCAAGTGTTATAACATCAAACACTTCAATGTAATGCTTTATTACTTCTCTTGAATCACACTATTATCATGTTTCACTTTAATGTAATGTTTCACTTTAATTTTCAGCAACATATGGATGCTATGGCAGCTGAGAGTATAGAGGCTGCAAGATTTCTCATGGATGAAAGGCCTGAAACCTGGTCTAGGGCTCATTTTCCAACTACTAGCAAATGTGAGCACATCAAAAACAACTTCTCAGAATCCTTCAACAATATGGCAAAGAAGATTAGAGACAAGCCAATCTGCAAGCTAGGTTTGATGTATGGACAACTGGTGATGGGA includes the following:
- the LOC113290345 gene encoding uncharacterized protein LOC113290345, producing MAEEEEEEFNHDFWVEATTQASVLEDIYRLSEEYKKSDEFLVQLPNIEEDECHPDEDINNVENGYLFDKGSDSESEGEGEGDSDSVDGDPDFGEVEVENDKEEDHYGDLLDSESEKEQEGEDDDVGVEKASVECSGVTHDNSEFEKEYADHLKEEDNQDMFPAEDEESLDPNDLIVGSKFMSKDFFYAHVNNYCIMKKHQTYATKSSTTKLRLKCIHWSTQECPMYIYGMVKKGEGKTFTLRGFTVTHTCNGDKDDLNKLATPKYVADWYYEKMKTELGINEPVPCPDDLATQFNKARKMNIRYHTAWRARVKVLEKLHGSYEKRYSLVPAFCEMVKMTNPGSIAGLDAQNGLFQLGITVCRNETIENWKIFLEDLKKLLGDDHEFTFISDKQKGILEAVDYHFSLFEHRQCVRHLMANFKKYYKGYSIQTHLWNVSKCYNIKHFNQHMDAMAAESIEAARFLMDERPETWSRAHFPTTSKCEHIKNNFSESFNNMAKKIRDKPICKLGLMYGQLVMGLLNKRRNEDAKWKDGDLVPKEVQLITKMCDLTTNFQLQSAVRGKVYEVTSYHGAIFVVDFPKRNYSCLQWQLRGFSCQHVVCALKPLRPVWVEYCDKYYWVDSYKRTYAPEFNPLLGPKDYEKVPKDRTCVDGDTFIAYESGPSKRNKKAAKVVHGSSAGQSTSVRGATKTKSNSQSCVGESSKQAVARSEKGVKGKTKEKVGTSQASCMNQNFKNVSTVSNNVNFTLSDPKIKKKKKKYMKI